The genomic region TAGAATTGTTTCTTCATCTGTACTCCGAGTCCTGGTAACCTGCTTACTGCAGTTTAATGCTAAGACCTCATCTCCAATCATAATGTCTCTTTCGTTCTCATTCATACGGAAGTCATCAATTTTCACGACATCTTTCCTAGGTGTGATCTATTCAAACCAGCTCAAACCCATTGCGATTATATGCTAATTGCCACTGTAATTATCCCTGCCAACTGTTGACTCTTTGACTTTAGCTAACTTAACCTACGTACAGTGTTTCCTTGTTCGAAAAAGTAATCATTTATTCGTGTACACTTAAAGACCACAGAGTATGGCGGGTTTAGACTTGCAAGTAGCAAATCTCTAACAAAAGGTGGCAAAACTAGAAAAATCTGTGTTATAGATTGCTTTTAGATTGTTGGCATAAGATCGAACTCAGTAGTTGATAATTTAATATACACTTTCTGAAAAGATTATGAAATGATTGGTAATAATGTAAGTTTTGTGAAAAGATTGTGAAATGTTAAAAGTATTTCTAACTATTTCTCCCCCTATTCATTTAAGTTCACTACATTTTGGACATCCAAACCAATTCactacattttcattttaggcaaaaatataaccCACAAAATACTTCCGGGTATGGACTCCATTCTCCTCACATACGGAGTTTTCTCTCTATCTCTAAAAACTTTGTTCCAAAAGCATATGTATTCACATTCCAAGTTATTAGATGCTAGCCTTGCAACTTCCTCTATTTCCCAGCTTGTTACACAGCAATATGCAATATTTAAAAAGGCAGTAATCTTGCAGATTGCCGTGAAGAGGTTGAAAGTGTGGAGCGATAAAGCAGAAAAGGAATTTACTGCTGAGGTTGAAGTATTAGCGCTCGTACGCCATAAAAATCTGCTAAGTCTTCGTGGTTACTGTGCTGAAGGACAGGAACGGCTTATCGTGTATGATTACATGCCAAATCTGAGCTTACACTCCCATTTGTTTGGACAGCATTCAACAGAATGCCTTCTTGACTGGAAGCGCCGCATGAATATTGCTCTCGGATCTGCAGAGGGAATTACGTATGTGTTTcttgtgtttcctttttttttttatatttcttaCTTGTTTCTCTCTTTACCGTCACAAAAATAAAAGAGTTCGGACTCATTAACTGTAGCTACACTTGCTTGCCATAATGCAGGTACCTGCACCATAATGCAACTCCACATATTATACACCGAGACATTAAAGCAAGTAATGTATTGCTAGACTCAGATTTCCAGGCAAAGGTTGCAGATTTTGGGTTTGCCAGACTCATTCCCGACGGAGCAACACATGTAACAACGAGAGTAAAGGGCACACTTGGATATCTAGCCCCTGAATATGCCATGCTCGGGAAGGCTTCAGAGAGCTGTGATGTATACAGCTTTGGAATTCTACTGTTAGAAATTGCTACTGGGAGAAGAGCTCTTCAGAAGCTAACCTCGATATCAAACCACTCAATAGCGGAGTGGGCCCTACCCTTGGTTCAAGAGGGAAAGTTCAGTGAACTAGCTGACCCAAAACTAAATGGTAACTATGTGGAGGAAGAGTTGAGGAGAGTAATCTCGATTGCTCTTGTTTGTGCTCAGAAACGTCCTGAGAAGCGGCCCACAATGCTCGATGTGGTGGAAATGCTGAAGGGAAAACTGAAAGACAAGCTAATTCATATGGAAAAGAACTTGTTTTCAAGTGGGGAAATAGGTGATGATAATGATGGTATCGTAGAGGATAAGTCCGCCTCTACGTCAGAAGAAAAGGACAGTAAAGTAGAAACCAAAGTTGATGTTCCGGGACCTGAAAATGATCTTGATCGCTAAGAAACGTTGATGAGTGAGTGAGAGTCGACATCTTAGTAAGTAATACTAGGTCCATTTCAAAAGGTTGTTTATACTTTTCGCAAGTTCCCTTTgtataatttgaaaaatagaaaCTCCTTTTGAAATGGAAGTAGTAAAAATACAAAACTCCTATTGAAATGGTGGTAGTAATTCATAATCTGGCTTGTGAGTGTGTTTTTCTTAGGCACATTTTGTGGCATAGGTTTTGGTTGTGCCCTTTTTTTTTTGATTGATGAATTTGCATATATCCAGGCTGTCCCGATGTAAACATCTGCCCACTTCCCGGTGAGTTGGGATgcctttttttctttcctttggaTGTGTAGAACATTGCTGCTGGTGAGGTGCACAGGATTACCGAGACTGTATTTTTTTACCATAAAAAGAGGCTTGTATATGTGTGTATTCATGTATTGTATAGAATGTTGCAAATTCTGAATCGTAGGATATTTTCACGAATTTGTTTGCTATAACAATTTGAGTGTATCAATGACAACCCGTCCACAAAACTGCAGTCTAGTGGTTAATGTGGATAATAGGTCTCACGTTCAAatcccctctctcctctattgtaatgcgactaacACGGACCAAGTGCGCGCTTTGTTAgactaaaaaaaaaatacttctAAATACTCGAGCACTAGATTGCTTGCCACAAAAATTAGTCACCATTTTTGTATCACAAGTTCTAGAATAAGACTGTCTCACATGTAAAACGATTTATTTCTATAAGAAATCCATTAATTTATTGCTATTAATAAATGAGTGTTTTTATATAAAAGGACCGTCCGACGgtgtaaaaccgttttacacaATTTTATTGTGTTTTTGTATATGTTCCTAATTGAAACTACATGTTTCTTAAGAAAGATTATAAAGTATGCAAAAATGGAGAGAAGATATCGTATGTGGGTTACATACATGAGACGATAAAGTGTTGGAGAGCATCCATATTGATTGGTTTTCACCTCCCCAAATGCACTCTCTCCTCTTAGTTGGGGTCCCCCATCAATGTGAAAGGTTCCCATTAATTTGGGAAACTCCTagttttagcaatttttataTCCTACACCCATGTGTAGGATAACTAGTTGTTGTATCGCGCGCGGTGCGCGCGATACCCCAAGATATTATGACTCGTTTATTTGGATTAGTATCGATTCATGCATTGGGTACGGTTTCCTCGTGAACCGTTATAGTTATAGTTGATTATTAGTCATGTTTCTTTTGGTTTATTAGGTTGTCAATGGTCATTGGAGCTAGCAAGGACGATAACTGTTCTATAAGGGCATTTTTGTGTTTGCATATTATACAATTGATGTTTTCAGTGCGCAAGTTCAATGGTTACTTTGCTTTCATTTTAGCACATACAAGAAATTTACATCACCGTAGTGTTATTCCTTGAGTGTAGGGAGGTCACAAGAATCACTATAAACAAACATGTGTTCTAGGAACCGTCTTAAGTGTGTGATAATTCGTTGAACAACAAAGCTCTATTCGTCTAGTTGAGTGATTTCCTTGAAACCAAATAACATTATTAGCTAATTTACAAGACTATATGGCGAGACATGTAAATGTATTAACATAAAGTTCTAAACAAAGATAGTTATTTTGAAGTGGATCGTTAGTTGTTTAACGTAATTATAAAGACCCTAAATACTAATTTTAGGGAGTTGGAGATTGGAGATTTTCTGGTTCCCTAGGTTGAATCGGGCAAGAAATACCAACACCTACATATATGCCACAGAATTATGGAGACACTAAACATCAACACCATTATTTTGCGTAAAAATAAGCAACATTTACCGACTTGCAAGGTGAATGTTAACATATCAATCTCTACGAAACTAAAGATGAAGTATGCCGCTTAGGACTCTTTATAGCAACAACTTCACTTTGTACAATATGTTTGACAAAAACTCGGAGATATTGAATATAAGCCTTCGCTATAAAATTCACGTCATCTCGAATTCCTGTTACTTGCAACAGACTAAGTGGAGACTAAATTACTTGCTCTAAAGAAGCCTAAACTTCTAAGCCTAGCTCATCTATCTCGAGGCTTTCCGTCTCCCCATTTTGTTGCCTCCTCTTTCCTCTTTACTTGGTCTCCCCATGATACTGAACTTACACAATCCAAGTTTTGGTCAGTTCAACTAAATATATTTGTAGACTCGAATACAAGGCAAAAATCCTATACCGAACAAAGTTTATCACCAAGAAAAAATATTTTTAATCTAAGCCAACATAAAATTACCACAGTATATAATAATAATCATCCATTATTTAACAACTAAAATTTTAAGCACAAAATTAAGAGTATAAACCCAAAACATGTATTATACATAATCCCTAACAATTGACCCTAGAGGATTAGATACACCAGTAACTTTACAAGTAGGGCGTTTGTTCCCATCAAGTTCCTTGCATTTTCTTCGCTTCCaactatatataaaaaaaaaaaaggcaatcAATCATCTGATACCATCAGATACGAAAGCAAAAACCGAGGCTGTATTGCTATCACACAGGAACTCCCAAGTCCTAATAAGCGACCGTATAAAAAATAAGTAGCTCAGATTGCACTTTAATCTCTAGGTAAAGTGTCTTAGATTAAATTACTCTTAGGACTGACAAACAATAAATTACCTGGTCAAGAGGAGCTTTCTGAACTAAGGATCCTTCTCGCAATACCCCATACTGGGCTGCTTCTGCctaaaacaaatacaaaatgtCATTTGAATGAGTAAGAGCTATTCACATACGTGAAAGAAATATTTGACCGTTAGCAAAACAACCACTACAAACCACAAGATTTTGTTCTCCGTACAGGCCATAATCCTATGAGATTTAACACAGATAGAATCAAATATCTTGAACACGACCTACATTACTCGAATGTATATTCAAAGCCAAATTAAGGAATACAGATGATTTCGATAAAAGTTGTAAACAACATCCAAAAAATCACTTTTCCTATTCAGCTATTAAGATTCATAGTTCATGCGTCCCCGGAGATAGACACTTAATGGTGGATATGCAGTGGACTCTTTAGTCCTTATCGGTGCTGAATCATGGATTGGGATAGACAATTGACAACGGAACAGTTAGTATGTATAAATAATAGCACAGAGGAAGCATCAAATgaaagtgtgaaatccaccaaatgaaaaagagaaatcACCTTTTTTTTCCTTGTTAGTTGCAAGGTTAGACTGTTATTTTGAATAGATATAAGTGAAAGTGAATAAAACTGACCTAAAGTTTACCAAAACAAAGCTAAAATCAATAACTATTGGATGACTAACCATCTTTCACTCGTTTGAGCCCCAACAATATTAGTATTACTTATGTGTCCTATTATCATATTTACGACGATGTCATGGTCAAATGGAGTCAAGGAAATTTCCTCCCTAAAAGATGAATGAACAACAGAGTTGAACTTAATGGTACTGTAATTGTACATGAAAAGAACTGCAAGAAGCCGACAGTAGCACGACGACATGAAAATATATAAGATTCAGACACCAACAGGAAATCTTAACTCAGAAATCCAAGGACCAACTCATCGTATCCTAATCAATAGCTTGTTCCATTTTCTTTTCCCCCTTAGATTTATAGATCTACTTTCCAAGTCTAGCCACCAACTTATATGTTTCTAGAGGCCAAATGAAAGATTCTCGTAAGTATGTCTAACCAGCAACTAAAGCACAATGCAGAATATAAAATAAACATGGCATGAAGTTAATGATCAGAAAGAATTCAAGCACAAGATATCCCTCCATAAATACATAAAGTAAATAACTGCTTCCACCACTGGGGCTTGACCCGATAGAAGTAAAGATAAAAAAATTTGATTATAGCAACAGCTTAAGTCGAATGTCATCACAAGTCGGATTTGAGGCCAAATACAAGTCAGAAGTGATTTatttagtactccctccgtcccaactATTTGTTTACATATTCCACAGTTAGTATGAGGACTCCCGAGTAGGGTGACCTTTTTTATATGGTCGCTGATTAGGAGTACTTATTTTCATAAAAGCCGATACAACATTCAACACACGAGTAATTCTAAGACTTTCTTTATAATTCATACATTTGGTAGATAGCTCAATCCAGATGTACGGAacaaatcttacaataattactACGAAATCAGTTTTATGGTGAGCTTACTATCCTAGAACCAGATTGTGAACTTAAAGCTCCTTTATAATTTAATTGTTCACATTGATTTGTTAAGTCCATTATCCAGAAATCAAGTCATGTAGAGAAAAAACACATGATGTTCAGCATCTACACTATTAACAATATCGATAGTAAGCATGAGATATTGGAAAGAGCATCAAATTAAACAGCAGTACATGGCACTTTAACAACAAAAAGCTAACCGATCAAAGGTAATGCATGCCTTACTTTGTTGTGATGGAAGATATCCTGCTTTGAAGACGTAAATTCATCATCGGCAACAATTAATTACATTTGAACATGTAAATTCACCACCTGCAATAATCAATCACATGTAATTGATAAAGGTTACTCAATGATACAATATCCAAATGAAAACAGTTACAACTCTCAAAACTGATCGAAAATCAATCTCTAACCACAATCTAAGCTAATACACAAGATACTAAGCTCAATAAGATCAAGGTCAAACAACATAAATAAACTAAGATCAAACAATGAGGATTAACCTTTCGAGTCGAGTCGACGCCTGGTGCTAAGTCCATCGCTGACATTAAAATTTGCAGAAAACCAGAGAAAGGAGAGAAAACAAAGGTGTGACTGTGAAAAAACCAGAGAAAAGGCAAAGAGATGAAGTTGAAAATTAAAGATTTGCAGGAAATGGGGCATGATTTTCTAGGTGTTGAGAGAGAAAAGGAAAGACAGAGAGAAAGGTAAGGGATTGTGTATTTGTGTGGGTGGGGAATATCGAAGAGGGAAACAAAAAgtgaagaaaaaaaaggaaaaaaaaaaaagtgtaagcGCAAAAACGACGTCGTGTAGTACTGTTCATTTGAACAGTAAACTTGCTAAGGGATATTTATAATAGGATTATTTAATGGGAATACTCTAAACTATGAcggtccttctcaaaatacttcAATCTTTGTTTTAACTACGAATATACCCAACTATTACCCATATTCCCTTATATTACAATAGTGTGACCGGTGACCTAATAAGCAGGTCATTTTTTTTGTTACTCTTTTAACCTCCTTTTGTTTTAATCTTTTTACCTCTTCTCTCTTAACTTTTCACCTTCTTCTTTGTTACTCCTGAATCTTCTCCAAGACACCATTCCTGAAACTCACCCTTTTTTTTCTCATTTATCCGTTCCTAAATTCATCTTCTATTACTCTTGTTTTATCCCCTCAAAACGCCATTGTTGATCCTATTTATTTTCGCACAATGACATATGTAAAGTTACATTTCTCACAATGCTCCAATTTATTTCTACACAATCACCTCCAAATCAATTTTtcatttcttcaattttgtttCATAATACTTGTTTTCATTCTCAATTCTACTTGAGTCATTATTCGTTGTCAGTTCACACTTGCATTTCCTCCTCCAAATGGAAAAACCCACATCCATTCTCCATTATCATCGAAAGGCAACAAAAATTAACTTTTACAGATCTGATTTTAGACAAACAATATAATGAAATTAGATAAAATAATTGAATTTATAGGCAATAAATACACATATAAAACTCCTTTCCAACCCGTGGGCCTTTCTTTGAGTCCTCATAACTTCTTATATATTATGCTTGCACAATACATCCGTTTTAGTTTTAGATCGACATGAATTGATGAAGGAAATGGTGGGACTTTATTAGAGGAACAATGGAGGGGAGAGAAAAAATtaaaaaggaggaggaaggagcAATGAATTTCGGTTGAAATGGAGGGGAGAGACAATACTTGAAAATAAAAATGTTCCAGGAAGAAGATGAAGTAGCAGGGGGAAGGAGGGAGATGgcgtatgaaaaaaaaaattgtgcctAAGCAAATTAACCTGCTACAACaagttaataatacactaattcTATTCAAAGCAAATGTGGGTAATAGTTGGGTATATTGGTGGTTAAAACAAAGATgatagtattttgagaaggaccgTCATAGTTCAGAGTATTTTTATTAAATAACCCTTTATAATAAGGTGGGTAGATAAGGTGGGTAGATACATGCTCCCTTCAACCCCCCACTCATCCTCAacttcctccttttttttttttcttttttttttcttcttttacttttttttttcttttaaaattttaaaacaaaaattaacttCCATTTTTAAGAAAAGTTACGATGGTCATATTCAGTTTAAGTGTTACGTACTGTTACATTCACGATATGATACTATTATATTCattttaagtttagtgaatatgacaataTTGTTTAATGAATATGTGCTTTAAAGTGCGATATTTACAATAagacactatcatattcactttcagtttagtgaatatgacagtgtagtttgatgaatatgtattatAGGGTGTGATATTCATCTGATGATTCTATTATATTCCCTTTCACtttagtgaata from Silene latifolia isolate original U9 population chromosome 3, ASM4854445v1, whole genome shotgun sequence harbors:
- the LOC141648095 gene encoding PTI1-like tyrosine-protein kinase At3g15890 produces the protein MALGTIICCGKGFDRKKKRGNKAPWRIFSLKELHSATNNFNYDNKLGEGGFGSVYWGQLWDGSQIAVKRLKVWSDKAEKEFTAEVEVLALVRHKNLLSLRGYCAEGQERLIVYDYMPNLSLHSHLFGQHSTECLLDWKRRMNIALGSAEGITYLHHNATPHIIHRDIKASNVLLDSDFQAKVADFGFARLIPDGATHVTTRVKGTLGYLAPEYAMLGKASESCDVYSFGILLLEIATGRRALQKLTSISNHSIAEWALPLVQEGKFSELADPKLNGNYVEEELRRVISIALVCAQKRPEKRPTMLDVVEMLKGKLKDKLIHMEKNLFSSGEIGDDNDGIVEDKSASTSEEKDSKVETKVDVPGPENDLDR